GCGGCGAGCCGGAGGACGATCTCGAGCGCGTCATCTTCGAGACCGGCTATCTCGGCACCACCCCGAACGAAGCCGCGGTCGCCGCGCTGAAGTCGCCGGAGCTGGCCGAGATCCGCCGTGAACTCGAACTCCGCAGGCTGATCGAGCCGGAGCTGCCCACCCACGTGATCTGGCTCGGCGTGACCGTGCTCTACGGCCTGATCACGTTGTTCGGCCTGGTGCGCTGGTTCGCCGTGGTCACCACGAGCACGCCGATCGGCTTCCTCAGCTTCCTGATCTTCGTCGCGGCCGGTGGCACCTTCGCCGCACTGGCGCCCGCCCGGCGGCGGCCGCGACTGCGCAAGACCGAACTGGGCAAGCAGGTGCTGCGCTCGTCGCGGCAGACGCTGACCGGCGTTACGCGCGAGGTCGCGCTGAACGGCGGACTCGACGCGTATCCCGATCCCGAAGTCGCGCGGGCGGTCGCGCTGAAGTTCAACCGCTCCCGCCGCCGCTACCCGGCCACCAGCAGCGCCGGGGTGATCGCCGGAACCCTGCTCGCCGGGGTGCTCCACGGGGCGCCGGGCGACAGCGGCGACAGCGGTGGCTGCGGTTCGGGCTGCGGCAGCGGGTGCGGTGGTGGCGGCGGTGGCGGAGGCGGCGGCTGACGGCGGAAATACGGCCCTGCGCAGCCGGTGCGGTGGCTTACTCTCCGAGCAGCTTCGATCGGTTGGAGGGCGGAGTGATGGACGAACCCTGGGGCATCTCTGGCCCGGATTTCCTGGTGCTGTACCTGTTCCTGCTGGCCTTGCCGCCGGCGGTCGCCGTGGTGGGCCGCATCGCGCTCGCCTCCGGCGGGAGCCGCGCGGCCACCGCGTACACCCCCGGCAACGTCTACGAGGTGGCGTTCCTGGCCGGCGGTGCCGACCGGGTCGTCGACACCGCGGTGGCTTCGCTGCTCGAACGCGAGGTGGTCCGCGCGGACAGCACCGGCCGGGTGCACGGAGCGGGCAGCCCGCCCGCCGATCCGGTGGAGCAGGCCGTGTACGAGGTGATCGTGCGCCGGGGCAGCTCCCGGATGGCCGACCTGCGCCGGGAACTGCGCAAGTCGGCGATCATCCGCGGGATGACCAAGCACCTGACCGACGCGGGCCTGGTCCAGCCGACGCGCGGGCGCGTCATCCTGCGCCGCCTGGTGCACGTGCTCTACCTGCTCACCCTGGCGCTCGGGGTGATCCGCCTGGTCAACGGCATCGTGCGGGACCGGCCGGTCGGCTTCCTGATCGTGCTGGTGGTCGCGGCCGCGCTGGCCACGTTCATCGCGTCCAGGGTGGCCCGGTCGGCGCCACCGGTCCGGCCGACCGCGCGGGGCTCGGTGCAACTCGCCAGCGCCAAGAACTGGCGATCCCGCCAGACCGCGTCGCCGGGCGGTGCCCCGTCCCGGTCTTCGGCCGCGGTGCCGCTGCTAGCCGGTGCCGCGGGCGCGGTCGCGCTGGGCGGCATGATGATGTACCCCGACGAGGACCTGCGCACCGCGCTGGCCGCCCCGAGTTCGGGTGGTTCATCCGGTGGGGACAGCGGTGGCGGCGGGTCTTGTGGCGGAGGCGGCGGGTGCGGCGGCTGCGGGGGTTGCGGTGGCTGAGCTGCCCCGGTTCGGCGTCGGGATCGGCTGGCGGCCCGAGTTGGATCTCTCGGTGCCGCGCCTGCCCGGTGTCGACTGGGTGGAGGTGGTCGCCGAGAACCTCCAGCCCGGCGCGCTGCCCGCGTCGCTGACCGCGTTGCGCGATCGCGGCGTGCCGGTGCTGCCGCACGCGGTGTCGCTTTCCCTTGGCGGGGCCGAAGAACTGGACACCCGGCGCGTCGAGCACCTGGCCGAGCTGACCGCGGCGCTCGGTGCGCCGGTGGCCAGCGACCACGTGTGCTTCGTACGCGCGGGCGGGCTGGACTCGGGTCACCTGATGCCGCTCCCCCGCACGCGCGAGGCGCTGGATGTGCTGGTGGACAACGTGAAGCTGGCGCAGTCCATTCTCGGTGTGCCGTTCGCGCTGGAGAACATCGCGGCGCTGCTGGAGTGGCCCGATCCGGAGCTGAGCGAAGCGCGGTTCCTGACCGAGCTGACCGACCGCACCGGCTGCCTGCTCATCGTGGACGTGGCGAACCTGTACGCGAACGCGCGGAACCTGGGCAGCGATCCGGTGTCCTTCCTGGACGAGATCCCGCTGGACCGGCTGGCCTACGTGCACGTGGCCGGCGGCGAGGAACACCACGGCGTCTACCACGACACGCACGCCCACGCGGTGCCACCGCAGGTGCTCGACCTGCTCGGCGAGCTGCGGTCCAGAGTGGACCCGCCGGGCGTGCTGCTGGAACGCGACGACGCCTACCCCACCGATGCCGAACTGGCCGCCGAGCTGGCCGCGATCCGCGCGGTGGTCGACGCGTGAGCCGGGAGCGACTGGCGGCACAGCAGGCGGAACTGCTGCGGGCGCTGCTCGCCGGGGGCGCCGCCCCGGCCGGGTTCGATCCCGGCCGGGTGGAGGTCGAGGTGCGGGCGTTGCGGGCG
The genomic region above belongs to Amycolatopsis sp. YIM 10 and contains:
- a CDS encoding TIGR04222 domain-containing membrane protein, with amino-acid sequence MTETWGLSGSAFLGLYLALLVLPGLLGVLATLAVRQVRRHGSEPDDSPLPSDYHVAYLARGPLRAVETAMAALLDRGSLRAESTGTLRSVGGEPEDDLERVIFETGYLGTTPNEAAVAALKSPELAEIRRELELRRLIEPELPTHVIWLGVTVLYGLITLFGLVRWFAVVTTSTPIGFLSFLIFVAAGGTFAALAPARRRPRLRKTELGKQVLRSSRQTLTGVTREVALNGGLDAYPDPEVARAVALKFNRSRRRYPATSSAGVIAGTLLAGVLHGAPGDSGDSGGCGSGCGSGCGGGGGGGGGG
- a CDS encoding TIGR04222 domain-containing membrane protein — encoded protein: MDEPWGISGPDFLVLYLFLLALPPAVAVVGRIALASGGSRAATAYTPGNVYEVAFLAGGADRVVDTAVASLLEREVVRADSTGRVHGAGSPPADPVEQAVYEVIVRRGSSRMADLRRELRKSAIIRGMTKHLTDAGLVQPTRGRVILRRLVHVLYLLTLALGVIRLVNGIVRDRPVGFLIVLVVAAALATFIASRVARSAPPVRPTARGSVQLASAKNWRSRQTASPGGAPSRSSAAVPLLAGAAGAVALGGMMMYPDEDLRTALAAPSSGGSSGGDSGGGGSCGGGGGCGGCGGCGG
- a CDS encoding DUF692 domain-containing protein, with the translated sequence MAELPRFGVGIGWRPELDLSVPRLPGVDWVEVVAENLQPGALPASLTALRDRGVPVLPHAVSLSLGGAEELDTRRVEHLAELTAALGAPVASDHVCFVRAGGLDSGHLMPLPRTREALDVLVDNVKLAQSILGVPFALENIAALLEWPDPELSEARFLTELTDRTGCLLIVDVANLYANARNLGSDPVSFLDEIPLDRLAYVHVAGGEEHHGVYHDTHAHAVPPQVLDLLGELRSRVDPPGVLLERDDAYPTDAELAAELAAIRAVVDA